The Myxococcus virescens DNA segment ACGAGGCCCTGGTCGGGCTCCTGTTCGAGTGGCTCGCCTGCCGCGAGCCGACGGCGCATGTCGCGCAGATGGGTCGGGTCCACGACGAGCTCACCGGTGAATGAGCCGCCGAGTGTCTTGTATGCGGAGATCAGCGTCTTCAGCCGCTCGTTGATCTGGCGGTTCTCGCGTTCGCGCCGGCGCTGCACGGTCTGCATCACGAGCAGTCGGATGCTGACGACGACCAGCGACACCAGCACGAGGCTGGCCAGCGTCGCCGCGAGGCCACGCCAGGAAGTGAAGTCGAGAGAGCTCATCATTGGCGCGACGATAGCGCGTCCATCGCGCAGTCGCCGCGACGCGCTCCCGTGTGCCGCTGACCTGCCTTGCTCAGGAAGTGCTGCCACGGTGGAGTCCTTCTCCCAGCAGCCCCCTGTGGCCGTAGTAGCGGCGGGCAATCACAAGCCGGACCAGGAGCGCTTCATCCTCCAGGTGAAGCAGAGCCGCTTCGGGTTGTGGCTCAACGAGGAGGGCACCGTGCGCGGCCAGGCGGAGCTGGGCTCCTGGACTTCGCCAAGCCCACGCCCACCGTGCTGGCGATGCCGCGACTGCGCATCGCACAGGCGAAAAGCCGCGTGGGCGTGAGCGCGCTGGCCACCGGGCTCACCTTCGCGAGCACTGGGGGCCGCCGAGGGCGGTGAGCCGCTCGCCGCCCATGCCGACCTCTTCACCGAGGGGCGCAATCCCCAAGCGCCGCGCTCCGGGTGAAGCAGGCGTGGTGCCGAGCCTGGTGCAGCCACGCCCCACAACGCCCTCCTCAAGCAAGGCGGCCAGGGACGTCAGCGCGCCCGCGTTCTGGCGGAGGGCTTCTTCGCGGCGCTCTTCTTCCTGGCCGAAGCGACCTTCGCCTTCGCGACTGCCGGCTTCCCTTCGCCGCGCGGTGCCTTCGCCTTTGCGGCCGCCTCCATCGCTTTTCGGGCTTCGGTCTTCTCACCTTTCCGCAGCGCGAGCGCCGCGGCGATCCACTCCGGTGCGTAGCTCGAAGTGCATCCCTTCGGAATCGGTCGCGGGTCCCAGCGACCGAGGCGCTCGCCGATAGCGATGGCCTCCGAGGTGTACGCGGGCAGGTGGAGGCCGATCCAGACCAGGCAGAAGTTGATGCCCTCCTTCACCCGGTACGGTGCATCCGGAAGCTCACGCTCGATGCGCTCGAGCGTCGCGCCTACGTCGAGTTCCTTCTCAAGGCCGCGCGCAATGCGCCCGGCAAGAAGCTTCCATCCGGCGCGGCGAGGGAGTTCCTTGCTGCCGTCCATCCACTTCTCCTGAAGCCTCGAGGCGACGGGCGCATGCACGAGCACGCGACCGACGAGTTCGTCGACCAGGTTCGGGTTCGAGAGTGGCTCGAGGAGCCCGCGTGCCTCCTTCTCAGTGAGCGCCGCGGGGTCGAGGAGCATGCACGCGAGGATGCGCGCATCGTGATTGCCGGTCCCCCACAGTTCCAGTCCGAGCCCGTGGTTCGTCCCCAACGTCGCTGCCAGGCTACGGATCTTGCCGAGCAGCACACCGAAGACGTTATCGACCACCCCGTCGCGCACGTA contains these protein-coding regions:
- a CDS encoding DNA alkylation repair protein, with the protein product MKLLESHGDEKVRQRYVRDGVVDNVFGVLLGKIRSLAATLGTNHGLGLELWGTGNHDARILACMLLDPAALTEKEARGLLEPLSNPNLVDELVGRVLVHAPVASRLQEKWMDGSKELPRRAGWKLLAGRIARGLEKELDVGATLERIERELPDAPYRVKEGINFCLVWIGLHLPAYTSEAIAIGERLGRWDPRPIPKGCTSSYAPEWIAAALALRKGEKTEARKAMEAAAKAKAPRGEGKPAVAKAKVASARKKSAAKKPSARTRAR